TGCCACCGAAACCGCAGCAGGACTCGGCCTCGGGCAACTCGACCAATTCCAGACCCCGGACCGCGCGCAGCAGCCGCTGCGGCCGATCCCCGACCTTCAGCATCCGCAATGAATGGCAGGTGGGGTGGTAGGTGACCCGATGGGGGAAGTAGGCGCCGACATCGGTGACCCCGAGGACGTCCACCAGGAACTCCGACAACTCGTGGCTGTAGGACGCGGCTCTGGCGGAACCGAGGAGCTTCGGATAGATCTCCCGCACCATCCCCACACACGAACCGGACGGCGCCACCACCGCGTCGTACTCGGCGAAGATGCGTTCGTAGTCGCCTGCCAGCGCCGTGGCGTGCCTGGGATACCCCGTGTTGTAGTGCATCTGACCGCAGCACGTCTGGGCCTCGGGGAAGTCGACCTCGCACCCGAGACGTTCCAACAACCGCACCACGGCCTGCCCGGTTCGCGGGTACAACGTGTCGGTCACGCACGTCGCGAACAACGCCACCCGCACGCCTACCAGCTCCCTTTGTCCGCTGTCATCCTGCCGGTGTCGTCGAGCTTGTCAGACCACCGGGCGATCAGGCCGCCACCGGGCCGGAAATCGCGCGGCTGAAACCGGCCGGCAGTCGCCCCGGCACCACCGTCGAGGCGTATGCACCCGTCTGGCCGCACCGCCGCCGGGAACGGCGAGACCACTCCGACGGCGGTGACCGATGAGATGGGTGACCGCGTCTGGGACAGATGTGGGTGTGCCTACGGCGGGCCCGGCACGCCGCGTGTCATGGTTTGCTCTGATCGGTCTCGGTCGGCCTGGACTGGGGCAGCTGTCGGGGAGGAGACCGGACATGCGGGCATTGACGGTGACGCCGGGAGAACGCGACTCCCTGCGGGTCGAGGAGGTACCGGAACCGGTACCGGGACCCGACGAACTGCTCGTCGACGGGATCGCGGTCGGCGTGTGCGGGACCGATCGGGAGATCGTGGACGCCGAGTTCGGCCAGGCCCCGCCCGACCGGCAGCGGCTGATCATCGGCCACGAGTCGCTCGGCCGCGTTCGCCAGGCACCGGACGGTGCCGATCTCGCTCCAGGCGACCTGGTCGTCGGCGTGGTCCGCAGACCGGACCCCGAGCCGTGCGGCGCCTGCGCCAGAGGCTACTTCGACATGTGTCGCAATGGCCGCTACACCGAACGCGGCATCCAGGGTCTGGACGGCTATGCCAGCCAGTCCTGGACGCTGGAGACCGACTACGCCGTCCGGCTCGACCCGTCGCTGTCCGAGGTCGGCATGCTGTTGGAGCCGACCAGCGTGGTCGCCA
This Actinoalloteichus hymeniacidonis DNA region includes the following protein-coding sequences:
- a CDS encoding (Fe-S)-binding protein, with the translated sequence MALFATCVTDTLYPRTGQAVVRLLERLGCEVDFPEAQTCCGQMHYNTGYPRHATALAGDYERIFAEYDAVVAPSGSCVGMVREIYPKLLGSARAASYSHELSEFLVDVLGVTDVGAYFPHRVTYHPTCHSLRMLKVGDRPQRLLRAVRGLELVELPEAESCCGFGGTFAIKNSDTSSAMLADKISGITRTGAEVLTAGDNSCLMHIGGGLSRLRAGVNPVHLAEILSSTEEEPWQAVA